A portion of the Cryptomeria japonica chromosome 5, Sugi_1.0, whole genome shotgun sequence genome contains these proteins:
- the LOC131035373 gene encoding AAA-ATPase At4g25835-like has product MIQLLIGQIWALGELVTSAQTLIPPLLRDTCSEWWLYLLEYFNFYCFLHIPQFIEGTGILSNELFDDALIYYSNLNGAANVVNQTAHKATNSTTLNITADFDQQVCDSFRGLNIRWTQELKTNRNDADEVEEKNSFLLKADKAALEFFSEYFEHVARKAEELRREKTDLTIATNTVPGNSDAEWTALPFNHPSTFNTVALNPSTKEMIISDLQSFKQAKNFCIRTGRAWKRGYLLYGPPGTGKTSLIAAIANYMNYSVFDLDLTQVKDNVELRKLLIKTKEKSIIIVEDIDCSIVLNNGPNDQPKVGQSRVTLSGLLNFTDGLWSSCGDERLFIFTTNHKDHLDPALCRCGRMDVHINLSYCDFPVFKTLAYNYLRIEDHALFSAVQERISAGAKITPAEITEILSSKPEDANKTLSAVLVGLDKKIKDKEAKSLTT; this is encoded by the coding sequence ATGATTCAGTTATTGATAGGACAGATATGGGCATTAGGCGAGCTCGTGACTTCCGCTCAAACCCTAATTCCACCGCTACTCCGCGATACATGTAGTGAATGGTGGCTCTATCTCCTTGAGTATTTCAACTTCTATTGCTTCCTCCACATCCCACAATTCATTGAAGGCACGGGCATCCTCAGCAATGAACTCTTTGATGATGCGCTAATCTACTACTCAAACCTAAACGGCGCCGCCAATGTTGTAAACCAGACGGCTCACAAGGCAACAAATTCTACTACCTTGAACATCACTGCAGATTTTGATCAGCAAGTATGCGATTCCTTCCGGGGACTAAATATACGCTGGACGCAAGAGCTAAAAACAAACAGaaatgatgcagatgaagtggaaGAGAAAAACTCCTTTCTTCTTAAAGCAGACAAGGCAGCCTTAGAATTTTTTAGCGAATACTTTGAGCATGTTGCGAGGAAAGCAGAGGAACTGAGAAGGGAGAAAACAGATCTTACCATAGCTACTAATACTGTACCTGGCAATTCAGATGCTGAGTGGACAGCCCTTCCTTTTAATCATCCCTCAACTTTTAATACCGTCGCCCTTAATCCTAGCACTAAAGAAATGATAATCTCGGACCTTCAAAGCTTCAAGCAAGCAAAGAATTTCTGCATAAGAACAGGCCGTGCATGGAAGCGCGGGTATCTTCTTTATGGGCCTCCTGGCACTGGAAAAACAAGCCTCATCGCCGCCATTGCTAACTACATGAATTACAGTGTATTTGATTTGGATCTCACGCAAGTTAAAGACAACGTTGAGCTCCGTAAGCTTCTGATCAAAACGAAAGAGAAATCGATTATTATTGTGGAAGATATTGATTGCTCCATTGTACTGAACAATGGACCTAACGACCAACCGAAAGTTGGTCAGAGTAGAGTTACTCTTTCTGGTTTGCTTAATTTCACAGATGGATTATGGTCTTCCTGCGGTGATGAGCGTTTGTTTATCTTTACTACGAACCACAAGGATCATCTTGATCCTGCTCTATGTAGATGTGGGAGAATGGACGTACATATTAATCTCTCTTACTGCGATTTCCCTGTGTTTAAAACTCTCGCTTATAATTACTTGAGAATTGAGGATCATGCACTGTTTTCTGCCGTCCAAGAGAGGATTAGTGCAGGCGCCAAGATTACTCCTGCCGAGATTACAGAAATCCTCAGCTCTAAACCTGAGGATGCTAATAAAACGCTGAGTGCTGTGCTTGTTGGTCTCGACAAAAAGATAAAGGACAAAGAAGCCAAGAGCTTGACGACGTAG